One stretch of Candidatus Latescibacterota bacterium DNA includes these proteins:
- the ispF gene encoding 2-C-methyl-D-erythritol 2,4-cyclodiphosphate synthase: MTGDPRIGIGYDIHPLSSERKLILGGVEIESPLGLSGHSDADALVHAICDAVLGALSLGDLGEHFPETDEFRDISSLKLLRRVRTLMEDRGYRLGNVDSVIHAEAPKLAPYRDRMVGNIAKALGVSSDDISVKATRGEGMGPVGEGRAMAARAVVILFPRGG, translated from the coding sequence TTGACGGGAGATCCCAGAATCGGAATCGGTTATGATATTCATCCTCTTTCTTCTGAGCGAAAGCTCATACTAGGCGGGGTCGAAATAGAGAGCCCGCTTGGATTGTCCGGACATTCGGACGCAGATGCCCTGGTACATGCAATATGTGACGCTGTCCTTGGAGCACTCAGTCTGGGTGATCTGGGGGAACATTTTCCCGAGACAGACGAATTCAGGGATATTTCCAGCCTAAAGCTTCTTCGTCGTGTCAGGACTCTGATGGAGGACAGGGGATATAGACTGGGGAATGTCGATTCTGTGATCCACGCCGAGGCACCAAAGCTGGCCCCTTACAGGGACCGGATGGTGGGGAATATCGCAAAAGCTCTCGGTGTCTCCAGCGATGATATCTCTGTAAAAGCTACGAGAGGTGAGGGAATGGGCCCCGTGGGAGAGGGCAGAGCGATGGCGGCGAGGGCCGTTGTCATCCTCTTTCCCCGAGGTGGTTGA
- the gltX gene encoding glutamate--tRNA ligase has product MKKTRVRFAPSPTGHLHVGGARTALFNFLFAKHTGGEFIIRIEDTDRERSTGEFEEKLLEDLSWLGLEWDEGPGKGGDLGPYRQTERMDIYEEYARRLVVEKKAFPCFCTNEELDTKREKMKDAGAPPQYDGTCRHLTGAERDERRSRGLPESIRFSVEGEGDRTIVDMARGEVSFPAGMVGDFVILRSNGLPTYNFAAALDDSLMKITHVIRGAEHLANTLRQVMIYDALGIDQPQFAHIPLILGEDRTKLSKRHGAPNIRDYRERGYPAEAIINYLAFLGWSTKGESEILSMDDLIGEFELDRVSDSPSIFDETKLNWVSASHVRAGGSERYLDQATPFFPEAIRERYEAESLGKIFDILSDKLPHFSMIEQEIDPFIPVPLSFDEDAVAALDGCSGLLKIFARSFAQLGNWDVEGIKQVIKDSGKEAGVKGKGLYMPLRAAVTGRGHGPDLTAILIVKGKDDVIRALEAAG; this is encoded by the coding sequence TTGAAGAAAACGAGAGTAAGATTCGCGCCCAGCCCGACCGGGCACCTTCATGTAGGGGGGGCCAGGACGGCGCTGTTCAATTTTCTTTTCGCAAAACATACGGGCGGCGAATTCATAATAAGGATAGAGGATACGGACAGGGAGAGATCTACCGGTGAATTCGAAGAGAAACTTCTCGAGGATCTTTCCTGGCTCGGTCTCGAATGGGATGAAGGGCCTGGTAAGGGTGGAGATCTCGGTCCATACCGGCAGACGGAGCGGATGGATATCTACGAAGAGTATGCACGCAGGCTGGTCGTCGAGAAAAAGGCTTTTCCCTGTTTCTGTACCAACGAGGAACTCGACACAAAGCGCGAAAAGATGAAGGATGCCGGCGCGCCGCCGCAGTATGACGGTACCTGCAGACATCTTACCGGGGCGGAGAGGGATGAACGCAGAAGTCGCGGCCTCCCGGAGAGTATCAGGTTCAGTGTCGAGGGGGAAGGTGACAGGACGATAGTCGACATGGCAAGGGGCGAGGTGTCGTTTCCCGCCGGAATGGTCGGTGACTTTGTGATCCTCCGGTCGAACGGACTGCCTACATATAATTTTGCGGCCGCTCTGGACGATTCGTTGATGAAGATAACGCATGTGATCCGGGGAGCAGAGCATCTTGCCAACACTCTGCGCCAGGTGATGATCTATGACGCGCTCGGGATAGACCAGCCGCAGTTCGCGCACATCCCGCTGATCCTCGGGGAGGACAGGACCAAACTCAGCAAGCGACACGGCGCCCCCAACATCAGGGACTACAGGGAGAGGGGATATCCTGCCGAGGCGATCATAAACTACCTGGCCTTTCTAGGCTGGTCCACGAAGGGTGAGAGCGAGATCCTTTCGATGGATGATCTGATCGGGGAGTTCGAACTTGATCGGGTATCGGACAGTCCCAGCATTTTCGATGAGACCAAGTTGAACTGGGTCTCTGCCTCGCATGTCAGGGCGGGTGGCTCAGAAAGATATCTCGACCAGGCCACACCTTTCTTTCCTGAGGCCATCCGGGAGCGCTATGAAGCCGAGTCTCTCGGAAAGATATTCGATATCCTCTCCGACAAACTTCCACACTTCTCGATGATAGAACAGGAAATCGATCCGTTCATACCTGTGCCATTATCGTTTGACGAAGACGCGGTAGCAGCTCTCGATGGTTGTAGCGGGTTATTGAAAATATTCGCCCGGTCTTTCGCTCAGCTCGGGAACTGGGATGTCGAGGGGATCAAACAGGTGATCAAAGATTCAGGAAAAGAAGCCGGCGTGAAGGGTAAGGGGCTTTATATGCCTCTCCGGGCGGCCGTGACCGGCAGGGGGCATGGTCCCGATCTTACAGCTATACTTATTGTCAAGGGTAAGGACGACGTGATTAGGGCCCTCGAGGCGGCCGGATAA
- a CDS encoding D-alanine--D-alanine ligase, with amino-acid sequence MGKRKIKITVLLGGDSPEREVSISSGLGVMEALRGLGYKVAAIDPALPMDRQGEPDRVSIGEAPPGEVPHLDRHRRFEWLGSDAILSADVVFIALHGGAGEDGTIQAQLESAGVRYTGTGIMGSALAMNKDRSKALFNQAGVQTAPHMLTVTGGDIETRRVRETIESGIGFPAIIKPNCQGSSVGFSYLPAPEKLGQALAKAARYGNELLVERFVPGREMTVAILDGIALPVVEIIPFSGFYDYRSKYTKGTSRYEVPAKIDRKWADRLRREAVLAYHALGCRDYARADFRMTDDGEPYCLEVNTLPGMTGLSLVPMAAGEAGISFGQLVEKICLLALDRD; translated from the coding sequence ATGGGAAAAAGAAAAATAAAGATAACAGTACTTCTGGGCGGCGACTCACCGGAGCGGGAAGTCTCCATATCGAGTGGGCTCGGTGTCATGGAAGCATTGAGAGGGCTGGGGTATAAGGTCGCGGCGATCGATCCGGCATTGCCGATGGACAGACAGGGTGAGCCGGACCGGGTGTCGATCGGTGAGGCTCCGCCGGGAGAAGTGCCTCACCTGGACCGTCACAGGAGATTCGAATGGCTTGGTTCGGACGCGATACTCTCAGCCGATGTCGTATTCATCGCGTTGCACGGGGGTGCGGGAGAAGACGGAACAATTCAGGCACAACTCGAATCGGCAGGAGTGAGATACACAGGGACAGGCATCATGGGAAGTGCCCTGGCAATGAATAAGGACAGGTCGAAGGCATTGTTCAATCAGGCTGGAGTGCAGACCGCGCCACACATGCTTACGGTCACCGGAGGAGATATAGAGACGAGGAGAGTCCGTGAGACGATAGAGAGCGGGATCGGGTTCCCGGCGATAATCAAACCGAATTGCCAGGGTTCGAGTGTAGGGTTCTCGTATCTTCCTGCCCCGGAAAAGCTGGGCCAGGCTCTCGCGAAAGCGGCGAGGTATGGTAATGAGCTTCTTGTCGAGCGTTTCGTCCCGGGCAGAGAGATGACAGTCGCCATCCTTGACGGCATTGCTCTTCCGGTCGTCGAGATAATCCCCTTCAGCGGGTTCTACGATTACCGGAGTAAATATACGAAAGGAACCAGCAGGTATGAGGTGCCGGCAAAAATAGACAGGAAATGGGCCGACAGGCTGAGGAGAGAAGCGGTCCTCGCGTACCATGCGCTGGGTTGCAGGGATTATGCCCGGGCCGATTTCAGGATGACGGATGACGGGGAGCCTTATTGTCTTGAAGTGAATACATTACCCGGCATGACAGGCCTCAGCCTTGTGCCGATGGCGGCGGGCGAGGCAGGAATATCATTCGGGCAGCTTGTGGA